Proteins from a single region of Echeneis naucrates chromosome 14, fEcheNa1.1, whole genome shotgun sequence:
- the nectin1a gene encoding nectin 1a, with product MEGAGFWIFLITTCVAPGINGQTVEMDDGKSGYLGSKVDLRCRFINSSPPVKISQVTWQKLVNGTKQNVAIANPSLGVSVAPPYRDRVTFKNAAVRRRTPTLEDTTITFSSLRLSDESTYICEYTTFPAGNRENTVNLTVYVRPTTQMSLSTPTLVARSSNLKTPVATCVSANGKPPGTIRWETKVPGEVTTREYRNSDGTFTIQSDYILVPSRETHKETLTCVTSYNEEVFTDSVTLDIQYEPDVSVDGFDGNWYLNRENVQLSCQADANPAVSLYQWRLVNGSMPSNAEIRDNILRFKGPVTYDLQGTYVCDATNSIGTRSGSAEVSIIEKPLPQIATGDVISVIALLLAAGVLMGITITVLVLKIRSRKDNSANNSPSRKLSQPIRKRPADDIQHSGRFYEELPNTADYVSYRLACNKEDYPEPYSPPINPPLSFLPHHPYQSSQPTPATSSSSTTISKNTFSPPSHTMAIFKYPSVPGLSSPPPGVAAYTFPKEQYV from the exons GTATTAATGGCCAGACAGTGGAAATGGATGATGGGAAATCAGGGTATCTTGGGTCAAAGGTGGATCTCCGTTGTCGGTTCATCAACAGTTCACCACCGGTCAAAATCTCCCAG GTAACATGGCAGAAGCTGGTGAACGGCACCAAGCAGAACGTGGCCATCGCCAACCCCTCCCTCGGCGTGTCTGTTGCCCCACCCTACAGGGACCGTGTCACCTTCAAGAATGCAGCAGTGAGGCGACGAACTCCTACCCTCGAAGACACCACCATCACCTTCTCCTCACTCCGCCTCTCTGATGAGTCCACTTACATCTGTGAATACACCACGTTCCCCGCAGGAAACCGGGAGAACACCGTAAACCTCACCGTCTATG TCCGCCCAACAACTCAGATGAGTCTGTCCACGCCAACACTAGTAGCTCGCTCATCCAATCTGAAAACACCGGTGGCAACCTGTGTCTCAGCCAATGGAAAACCACCTGGCaccatcag GTGGGAGACGAAAGTGCCGGGAGAGGTGACCACTCGAGAGTACAGAAACTCTGATGGGACATTTACCATTCAGAGTGACTACATTTTGGTGCCCAGCAGAGAGACACATAAGGAGACGCTCACCTGTGTCACAAGCTACAACGAGGAGGTTTTCACAGACAGCGTGACCCTCGATATTCAGT ATGAGCCAGATGTTTCGGTGGACGGATTTGATGGGAACTGGTATCTGAACCGAGAAAACGTCCAGCTGAGCTGCCAAGCTGATGCCAACCCAGCCGTCTCTCTGTACCAGTGGAGGCT GGTTAATGGATCCATGCCTAGCAATGCTGAAATCCGGGACAACATCCTTAGATTTAAAGGACCAGTCACATATGACCTGCAAGGTACCTATGTGTGTGATGCCACCAACAGCATAGGGACCCGATCAGGATCTGCGGAGGTCAGCATCATCG AAAAACCATTACCACAGATTGCAACAGGTGATGTCATCAGTGTAATTGCCTTATTACTGGCTGCTGGAGTGCTCATGGGCATTACTATCACAGTTCTGGTGCTTAAAATAAGAAGCAGAAAAGACAACTCTGC AAATAATTCCCCGTCCAGAAAACTATCCCAGCCTATACGGAAAAGACCAGCGGATGATATCCAG CATTCAGGGCGGTTTTATGAAGAGCTTCCAAACACAGCGGATTATGTGAGCTACAGACTGGCCTGTAACAAGGAGGACTACCCGGAGCCCTACTCCCCTCCCATCAaccctcctctgtcttttctgccACACCATCCATACCAGTCCTCGCAACCAACCCCagcaaccagcagcagcagcaccaccataTCAAAAAACACCTTCTCTCCCCCTTCACACACCATGGCCATATTCAAATACCCCTCAGTACCCGGCCTGTCTTCTCCTCCCCCAGGAGTGGCAGCGTACACTTTTCCCAAAGAGCAGTACGTGTGA
- the vsig10l2 gene encoding V-set and immunoglobulin domain-containing protein 10-like 2: protein MVAQLLGLAFLFLPISPVPFIAHAVQINHSGEVVYQGTSVYGVVDKAVILECGTALPDMYIWSFTKPGTDAIKAVVYDLGKGPRIQKLAETLGELTVISNSASVNIEKLPLAAQGLFTCQAFYDIEQEPIVYFYYVNLTVRVPVSKPYLLMSDVSPVEGSTMWMRCHLENGTGPIQYVWQHETRGGNVSVFAQGNTSMINVTNVNRNHTGWYRCVASNAVNSESSSRLWLDTICEYFWMFGVGPDIPQIDVTPYSMTERGYSALERETVSLLCQAQSNPASQYVWFYNNSQVYTGPQFTITKILRMHTGDYACLAQNTYLNTRSKKTISLTVYYPPDGSPSCSVQPALNHTSLRLLCSWPGGFPSASLQWTGDLKQVRQEEGDTEQQSPPQRNTAIFLPSGSLTSNNSLFTCMGSHLALKKPIECSTRAYVPPAQPVCFAYVTTNRQYLMLSCSWDGGAPKAMVWWEGPGGKGKGGQESSNLLILQYGTARGGKPYTCHAKHPLLAQTSTCRLTLEAPVLLTQRRVVSVYEGSDVQLTCNLRANYLPVSEITWVNNQGVDIRDTSKYRLLRTSAWANLTVRNTDEAQDSGEYRCTTSNAVGGTEINVTLVVKRHPMPPNVTLIKVMYNSRQRNEVELEWQVQNEEQGGWTGFILEHRLVSEKPGRRGRGNDSKEDTEERIAPPVWYRNIIQDPEVRIHTVGRLIPTITYQFRITPINHRTTGHPSAAKTPAEPRSNMYPAVVGAAIGGMLFAAIITVLLLVYLIRNRNNNPRLHDLLFGSRHSQSRENINFPEDEAVGGPEGRIEEISGLSSLGPAMALPRAASPLSATPTTTTSQAPAAGVDNEPVNVTITVKATGS, encoded by the exons ATGGTGGCCCAACTGCTAGGGCTGGCCTTTCTGTTTCTACCCATCAGCCCGGTCCCCTTTATAGCTCATG CGGTGCAGATCAATCACAGTGGGGAGGTGGTGTACCAGGGCACCAGTGTGTACGGGGTGGTGGACAAAGCAGTGATCCTGGAGTGTGGCACAGCATTGCCTGACATGTACATCTGGAGCTTCACCAAGCCAGGCACCGACGCCATCAAGGCTGTGGTGTATGATTTAGGGAAAGGACCGAGGATCCAGAAGCTGGCTGAGACGTTGGGAGAGCTGACAGTCATCTCAAACAGTGCATCTGTGAACATAGAGAAACTGCCCCTGGCTGCACAGGGCCTATTTACCTGCCAGGCCTTCTATGATATTGAACAGGAGCCCATAGTCTACTTCTACTATGTGAACCTCACTGTCCGGG TTCCAGTCAGTAAGCCTTATCTGCTGATGAGTGACGTATCTCCAGTGGAAGGATCTACAATGTGGATGCGCTGCCATCTGGAGAATGGGACTGGACCGATCCAATATGTGTGGCAGCATGAAACCCGCGGGGGCAACGTCTCAGTCTTTGCACAGGGCAACACCAGCATGATCAACGTGACCAACGTGAACCGCAACCACACCGGCTGGTACCGCTGTGTGGCCAGCAACGCTGTCAACAGTGAGAGCTCCAGCCGCCTATGGCTGGACACCATCTGTGAGTATTTCTGGATGTTTGGGG TTGGTCCGGACATTCCCCAGATAGACGTCACACCGTACAGCATGACAGAGCGGGGATACTCAGCCCTGGAGAGGGAGACTGTTTCTTTACTCTGTCAGGCTCAGTCCAACCCGGCCAGTCAGTACGTCTGGTTCTACAACAACTCCCAAGTCTACACCGGACCACAGTTCACCATCACCAAGATCCTGCGCATGCACACTGGTGACTACGCGTGCTTGGCACAGAATACCTACCTCAACACGCGCTCCAAAAAAACCATCAGCCTGACTGTCTACT ACCCACCTGATGGCTCCCCCTCATGTTCTGTGCAACCAGCACTGAATCACACTTCCCTGAGGCTGCTCTGCTCTTGGCCTGGTGGATTCCCCTCCGCCTCCCTCcaatggactggagacctgaAACAAGTGAGACAAGAGGAGGGCGACACAGAGCAGCAATCTCCTCCTCAACGCAACACTGCCATCTTCCTGCCATCTGGAAGCCTGACTTCTAACAACAGCTTGTTCACATGCATGGGCTCCCACCTTGCACTCAAAAAACCAATCGAGTGCAGCACACGTGCAT ATGTTCCCCCTGCACAGCCAGTTTGTTTTGCCTATGTGACTACCAACCGGCAGTATCTGATGTTGTCCTGCTCCTGGGATGGAGGGGCCCCAAAAGCCATGGTGTGGTGGGAGGGTCCAGGGGGCAAGGGCAAAGGTGGTCAAGAAAGCTCCAACCTCTTGATCCTTCAATACGGCACTGCCCGTGGCGGGAAGCCCTACACCTGCCATGCTAAACACCCTCTTCTGGCCCAAACCAGCACTTGTaggctcacactgg AGGCTCCTGTGTTGCTGACACAGCGCAGAGTTGTGTCTGTATATGAGGGCAGTGACGTCCAGCTCACTTGCAACCTGAGAGCCAACTATCTTCCTGTCAGTGAAATTACCTGGGTCAACAATCAAGGTGTGGACATTCGAGACACCTCCAAATACAGGCTGCTGCGAACATCTGCATGGGCCAATCTGACTGTGAGAAACACGGATGAGGCTCAAGACAGCGGCGAGTACAGGTGCACCACCTCCAACGCAGTAGGAGGAACTGAAATCAATGTCACTTTAGTGGTCAAGA GGCACCCCATGCCCCCCAATGTGACCCTGATCAAAGTGATGTACAACAGTCGACAGCGTAACGAGGTGGAGCTGGAGTGGCAGGTACAGAACGAGGAACAAGGAGGGTGGACAGGTTTCATCCTGGAACACAGATTGGTGTCAGAGAAACCGggaaggagaggcagaggcaATGATTCAaaagaggacacagaggaaaggATTGCTCCACCAGTCTGGTACCGTAACATAATCCAGGACCCAGAAGTCAGGATTCACACAGTAGGGAGACTGATACCAACCATAACTTACCAGTTCCGCATCACACCCATCAATCACCGCACCACTGGACACCCTTCTGCGGCAAAGACTCCAG CGGAGCCACGCTCCAACATGTACCCTGCTGTTGTTGGAGCAGCTATAGGCGGGATGCTCTTTGCAGCCATCatcacagtgctgctgcttGTGTACCTCATCCGCAACCGTAACAACAATCCTC GACTACATGACTTGCTGTTTGGCTC ACGGCATAGCCAGTCGAGGGAAAACATTAACTTTCCAGAGGACGAAGCGGTAGGAGGGCCGGAGGGAAGAATAGAGGAAATCAGTGGATTATCCAGCCTAG GTCCAGCCATGGCTTTACCCCGGGCGGCTTCACCCCTGAGTGCCACCCCCACGACCACCACCAGCCAAGCCCCCGCTGCTGGGGTCGACAATGAGCCCGTCAACGTCACCATCACTGTCAAGGCAACGGGCTCATAG